Proteins from a single region of Gordonia hongkongensis:
- a CDS encoding rhodanese-like domain-containing protein, whose translation MSVVNSISAVEAMNHSREGNAVVVDARPQVVRHQGSLPGALVVDPTEVPKRFTPTPSGTFPVIRDRDTEIAVVSVRSEAPRIAEQIAECGYTNVRYVDGGYRALRSSSVG comes from the coding sequence GTGTCAGTGGTGAATTCGATTTCGGCAGTCGAGGCAATGAATCACAGCCGCGAGGGGAACGCGGTCGTCGTCGACGCACGGCCCCAGGTGGTCCGGCATCAGGGGAGTCTGCCCGGTGCCCTCGTGGTTGACCCGACCGAGGTGCCGAAGCGGTTCACCCCGACTCCGTCGGGCACCTTCCCGGTGATCCGCGACCGCGACACCGAGATCGCCGTGGTGTCGGTCCGTTCGGAGGCCCCGCGGATCGCCGAACAGATCGCCGAGTGCGGATACACCAACGTGCGCTATGTCGACGGCGGATACCGCGCGCTGCGTTCGAGTTCCGTCGGCTGA